Proteins from a genomic interval of Capsicum annuum cultivar UCD-10X-F1 chromosome 4, UCD10Xv1.1, whole genome shotgun sequence:
- the LOC107867433 gene encoding uncharacterized protein LOC107867433, which produces MDLSPETEDYIRESIEYSLGLPVSTQTLQLKLKASEESLIRIQNQYLALHAKLKEKDETIERTRAESSMNASALKKFVEENQRLAVECSNLLAQCKRWEKECSLYDHDREALMDFGNEADERAKEAEIRVHDLEEEVRKLSEELHFYKCQYETQVDDTAIDDASVEQNLLANLLETVIDRDDAASTAYAFLEGYSGIEVCQRLLTKWKRLRPSTQQVISLVAEVNTLQKDKEHLRINLHKAEDEVNVLFEQNNVLEEANKRLIRLYQKEKHTPGSGGKPSSGKCSQGNKRKSSPKISSPVEGKLDFSEVDSLRQPLSPLRENSPEYRICKKQQEKLPLPFP; this is translated from the exons atGGATCTTTCGCCAGAGACGGAAGATTACATTCGTGAATCGATCGAGTATTCTCTTGGTCTACCCGTTTCGACACAAACGCTTCAGTTAAAGCTTAAAGCATCGGAAGAATCGCTTATTCGTATTCAGAATCAGTATCTTGCTCTACACGCCAAATTGAAAGAGAAAGATGAAACAATTGAGCGCACCAGG GCTGAGTCAAGTATGAATGCATCAGCATTGAAGAAGTTTGTGGAGGAAAATCAGAGATTGGCGGTAGAGTGTTCGAATTTGTTGGCACAGTGTAAGAGGTGGGAGAAAGAGTGTTCTTTGTATGACCATGACCGTGAGGCGTTAATGGATTTTGGGAATGAGGCCGATGAAAGAGCAAAGGAAGCTGAGATTCGTGTTCATGACTTAGAGGAAGAGGTTCGGAAGCTATCTGAAGAACTGCATTTCTACAAGTGTCAATATGAGACCCAAGTG GATGACACAGCCATAGATGATGCTTCGGTGGAACAGAATCTGCTTGCCAATTTGCTGGAAACTGTGATTGATAGAGATGATGCTGCATCAACAGCTTATGCATTTCTGGAGGGATATAGTGGAATAGAAGTTTGTCAAAGGTTGTTGACAAAGTGGAAGCG ATTGAGGCCATCAACACAGCAGGTTATTTCTCTGGTTGCTGAGGTTAATACTCTACAGAAAGACAAGGAACATTTGAGGATAAACCTCCATAAAGCTGAAGACGAG GTGAATGTATTGTTTGAACAAAACAATGTTTTGGAGGAGGCGAATAAAAGACTGATAAGGCTGTACCAGAAAGAGAAACACACACCAGGTTCTGGTGGAAAACCTTCTTCTGGCAAG TGCTCACAGGGCAACAAAAGGAAATCAAGCCCCAAGATAAGCAGTCCAGTGGAGGGAAAACTTGATTTCAGCGAGGTTGATTCATTGAGGCAGCCTTTATCACCATTACGGGAAAACTCGCCTGAATATAGAATATGCAAGAAGCAGCAGGAGAAGCTCCCTCTCCCCTTTCCCTGA